Sequence from the Collinsella aerofaciens ATCC 25986 genome:
CTTAGGGATCGTGTTGACAAGCAACTCGTTGCCGCGCACGTATTCCTTCCAGCCATGCTGTGAGCCGCAGCCCTGCACCTGGTTGATAGTCATACCGCGAACATCGGCAGCAAACAGCGCGTCTTTAAGAACCTCAAGCTTCTCAGCACGAACGATCGCCGTAATTTTCTTCATAGTAAATTCCTCTCTTTATCAAAGAAATGAATTGCCATTCAATGACGCGGGTTTTCCAGGTGCCCGAGATTGCCCCGAAAGAGGAGCGCCGCGTACTTCGGTACGCAAG
This genomic interval carries:
- a CDS encoding P-II family nitrogen regulator is translated as MKKITAIVRAEKLEVLKDALFAADVRGMTINQVQGCGSQHGWKEYVRGNELLVNTIPKVQFTLICADEHVDGIVDIICNAARTGAAGDGKIWVEPVEEVIRIRTGEHGPAAV